The window AACGGCAACACCGTCTGCTCCGTTTTCCAATACTTCTTTAACATTGAATTCATTGATTCCTCCCAGTGCGATAAGAGGTATGGAAATATGATTCTTTATTTCCCTCATTTCAAGCACGCTGAACGGTTTGGGAGAGGAACTTTTGCCCGCAGTATGATATATTGGACTTATGCTGACATAATCTACACCCTCAATGGCTGCTTTTTTAACCTCTGTCAGGCTGTGTGCTGAAAATCCTATCATTTTTTCAGGTCCTATCATTTTTCGAACAACATCCACACTTAAAGACTGCCAACCGAGATGGATACCGTCTGCATTGACTGCCAATGCTATATCAACCCTGTCGTTTATTACCAGGCTTGCACCACGAACTTCTGTTATA is drawn from Candidatus Scalindua sp. and contains these coding sequences:
- the thiE gene encoding thiamine phosphate synthase; the protein is MKSLEFILITDRKVCGGDMCDIILPAIEAGVSTVQLREKDLSTKDLYALAKKLRNITEVRGASLVINDRVDIALAVNADGIHLGWQSLSVDVVRKMIGPEKMIGFSAHSLTEVKKAAIEGVDYVSISPIYHTAGKSSSPKPFSVLEMREIKNHISIPLIALGGINEFNVKEVLENGADGVAVISAILCSEKPKQAAGKMYDIIKNHTSL